GCCGGGGCGCGCGGCCGCCCGTGCAGACGCAGCGGACGGGGCTGGTGCCGCCGCCGCGCCAGAGACGGCGGCCGCGATCGCGGCGAAGAACTCTGCGGCGCCGGCGCGCGCGGGCTTCACCAGGAAGCGCCCCTCCAGGGCGAGGACCCTTTCCTTGACGTTCTCGTCCGGGTACGCCGTGACGGCGACGACCGTGACCCCGGGGCGGGACTGCCGGACCTTCTCGATCAGCTCCAGCCCGCCCAGGAAGCCCTCGTTGTCGAGCGTCGGCATGACGATGTCCGTGAGCACCGCGGGGGCGTACCCGCGCGCGACCTCGCGCTCGATCTCGCGCAGCCCGGCGCCCACGCCGTCGCAGGAAACCACGCGGAAGCCCAGACGTCCGAGCTGCCCGGCGGCCTCCTCCCGGAAGACCGGATCGTCGTCGACGAGCACCAGCGGCACGCCCGCCCCGACCGGCTCGGGCGTGGTGTCGAGGTCGGCGAACGAGGTCTCGCCCTCCGGCTCCGCGGCCGGCGTGGCAGCCGCGTCGGCGCCGCGCTCGCGCTCGCGCTCGTCGATCAGCCGGGTGCCCTCGAGCACGAGCCACTGGGTGTCGATCCCGCGCTCGAGGATGAATGCGTGCGGGTCGACGCTGACCTCGCCGCGGCTCTTGATGTCGGCGAGCTCGAAGCTGAACGTCCCCTCCTTCCAGGAGAGGAAGTAGACGATCGCGTCCTCGATCTGCTGCTGGACGATCTTCTCGAGCGCGGCCTCGTCCATGAGCCCGAGGCGCACGAGGATCGAGCCGAGCAGCTCCCGGCTCTCGCCGGCGCGCTGCAGCTCGAGCGCCCTGGCCAGGTCCTCGGGCCCCACGAGCCCGCGCGAGACGAGCAACTCACCGAGGGTCTTGCCGGGCCGCGGCGAGACGGTCTGGATGACCTTGCCCTCGCGGATGAGGATCTTCCCCTGCTGCCCCTCGCGCTCGAGCACGAGGATGCCCGACTTCTTGCTCAGGGACACGATCTGGAGGATGTCGGGAAGCGACAGATCCTCGAGGTTCCCCACCAGGCTCATGGAGCCGCTCAACCCCCTGTCCACGCACGAGATCCGGCGGCGGAGGCGCACCTCGCCGCACCATGCTGTATAGCACGGCCTGACGGTCGATGCAAACCCCGGAAGAGAAAGAAAAAAAGCCCCGGGAGGCGGTCCCCCCGGGGCTGGTGAAGCGCGGAACTAGAAGGTCAGGTTGAACTGGGCCGTGGCGCCCCAGGCGTTGTCGAGGTCGCCGTAGGCGTCGCCGGGGAGCAGGTAGGCGAAGCCGACGTTGACGCCGACGTTCTCGGTCATCGAGTACATCGCGATCACGTCGAACTCCTCGCCAAGCGCCTCGTCGTTGCCGGCGCCCTTCGCGGTCTCCTGCAGGCGCTGCCCGTAGATCCCCGCGGCGTACAGCGTGAGGGCCGGCATGACCTTCACGGCGGCCGAGACCTTCCCGGCCACGGCGTTGCCGACGCTCAGGTCGCCGGTGTAGGTGCTCTCCCAACCCGGGAGGTCGAAGTTGTTGAACAGGATCACGGACCAGAACGGCGACTGGTAATCGAACCGCAGCGCGCCCTCGTTCTTCGCAGTGCCGGGCTTGTCGCCCTGGGCGTACGCAACCTCGGCGCCGATCGTCGCCGGGCCCGCCAGGAACTTCGCGCCGACGTAGGCGAGGAGACCGCTCTGATCGACGTCCTTGCCGCCCGTCACCTTGTTCTTGCCGGTGATGTACGCAACCTCGGCGGAGAGGTCGACGGGGCCGGCCTTGCCCATCGCGAAGGCGTCGCCGCCGAAGCGCTCCTTGTCGATGTTCGAGGTGGTCTGGTCGTCGGACCACAGGCCGAGGACGCCGAACTTGAAGCCGGCCGCCTCGGCCGTGACGGCCAGGGTCACGCCGTCGTTGTCAGCCTGGTTCTGGACGCCGTTGACCAGCGTCGCGCCGTTGAGGGTCTCGGCGTTCTTGTCCCACGACAGCGAGACCGCGACCGGGTCGAGCTTCGCCGCCATCTTGGCGCGGAAGCGGTTGTCCTTGTTGGCCAGCACGCCCGGACCCCAGCTCACATCCTGCTTGCCGAGGGTCATAGTCAGCGGGGTGCTCGGAATCGCCACGACCATGTTGACCCAGTCGAAGTCGATCTGGTTGGCAGAGCCGAAGATGGCGTTGTTGCCGAACGCCTCCTGGGCACCCCACATGGTCTCGAGGATGTCCGTGCGCACCTGCAGCTTCACGCCATCGGCAACGGGCCACGTCAGGAACAGGCGGAGGCGCTGGTCCCACCACTCGACCTGGTTGTCGGCCTTCGGGTTGATGGTCTGGAAGTACTTGTCGGTGTACCAGTAGCGGGCGCGGAACTCAGCCTTGGTCTCGAGGGCCGCCGCCGAGGCCTGGCCCGCGACCGCGAACATGATCGCCGCCGCAAGGGTGATCGTCATGAACTTCTTCATCGTGTCCCTCCTGTTTGCCTGCTTGGTTCCCCGTTTTCCCGGCCGTCCGCGTATCCAGCCGTCCTGCACTTCACCGGGAAAGCCTGGTTCCTCACCGTCGCACAGCCGTTATCCCTGCGAGCCCATCACCTCCCCGTGGCGCGGATACGCATCGCCGCTTGTTTTTCTCGTCCAAAGCCGCTCCGGGGGCACCACCCCCGGATACCCTACCCTCTTCGGAGTGATTCCGGGGGCAAACTATCAGCAGCAATTCTTCCCTGTCAAGACCTTATTTTCCCTCGGCGAACCGCCCCGGCGGCCTCCAGGCGACCAGTCTCGCGCGCTCCCCGAGGAGGACCCCCGCATTGCGGTTGACCAGGAAGAGCGTCTCGACCGTTCCGTCGCGGTCCACGTCGCCCCGGGCGAGGTCGGCGACGTAGCCATCGAAGGAGCGGCTCCGCCCCTCCTCTTCGAGGGAGAACGAACCCGGCTGGGCCTCGAGAACGACGACCTCCCCCTTGCCGATCCCGCGCATGCGGGTGAGCACGATCATGGAGTCCGAGTAATTGCGGGGCACGATGAGGCGGGTCCCCGCCGGCGTCGCCTCCGCGAGCAGACGCCCCTGGAAGGCCTGCATCGCCTCGTCGAACGCCTGTCCCTCGAGGCTCCAGCCCCCGCCGAGATCCTGCTCCCGCAGCGGCGGGGGGTACCCGCCATAGGTCCGGGCGCTCCGCCAGAGGGCCTTGCCTTCCGCGTCGAAGGCGAAGAGGTACCCGTTCCGGTCCAGCACATAGCACGCGGCCGGGCTCCCCGCGGCGGCCAGCGCAAGGCCGAAGATGCCCGCCTGCCGCGGCAGGGCGGTGCCGTCGACCCGCTCCACCGAACCGTCGCGCCACCGGTACTCCTCGACCCGGCCCGCGAGCACTTCGTCGATGCCCG
This portion of the bacterium genome encodes:
- a CDS encoding VCBS repeat-containing protein, producing the protein PASPSADAAPASPAAPTPAPSPVPARAGEGEYAVRDLPGGGRALAAGDILGEGRVEIVVSDGDRLSLYRWDEQQLSWRWDEAARGGRRIVGLDAADVDGDGRAEVLVSAVTWGRAATEIRSWRGGRLEVIGTADGLYLRSVPRPGAAPLLLGQRAGIDEVLAGRVEEYRWRDGSVERVDGTALPRQAGIFGLALAAAGSPAACYVLDRNGYLFAFDAEGKALWRSARTYGGYPPPLREQDLGGGWSLEGQAFDEAMQAFQGRLLAEATPAGTRLIVPRNYSDSMIVLTRMRGIGKGEVVVLEAQPGSFSLEEEGRSRSFDGYVADLARGDVDRDGTVETLFLVNRNAGVLLGERARLVAWRPPGRFAEGK
- a CDS encoding alginate export family protein, whose product is MKKFMTITLAAAIMFAVAGQASAAALETKAEFRARYWYTDKYFQTINPKADNQVEWWDQRLRLFLTWPVADGVKLQVRTDILETMWGAQEAFGNNAIFGSANQIDFDWVNMVVAIPSTPLTMTLGKQDVSWGPGVLANKDNRFRAKMAAKLDPVAVSLSWDKNAETLNGATLVNGVQNQADNDGVTLAVTAEAAGFKFGVLGLWSDDQTTSNIDKERFGGDAFAMGKAGPVDLSAEVAYITGKNKVTGGKDVDQSGLLAYVGAKFLAGPATIGAEVAYAQGDKPGTAKNEGALRFDYQSPFWSVILFNNFDLPGWESTYTGDLSVGNAVAGKVSAAVKVMPALTLYAAGIYGQRLQETAKGAGNDEALGEEFDVIAMYSMTENVGVNVGFAYLLPGDAYGDLDNAWGATAQFNLTF
- a CDS encoding response regulator, producing the protein MDRGLSGSMSLVGNLEDLSLPDILQIVSLSKKSGILVLEREGQQGKILIREGKVIQTVSPRPGKTLGELLVSRGLVGPEDLARALELQRAGESRELLGSILVRLGLMDEAALEKIVQQQIEDAIVYFLSWKEGTFSFELADIKSRGEVSVDPHAFILERGIDTQWLVLEGTRLIDERERERGADAAATPAAEPEGETSFADLDTTPEPVGAGVPLVLVDDDPVFREEAAGQLGRLGFRVVSCDGVGAGLREIEREVARGYAPAVLTDIVMPTLDNEGFLGGLELIEKVRQSRPGVTVVAVTAYPDENVKERVLALEGRFLVKPARAGAAEFFAAIAAAVSGAAAAPAPSAASARAAARPG